The following are encoded in a window of Dysidea avara chromosome 4, odDysAvar1.4, whole genome shotgun sequence genomic DNA:
- the LOC136252083 gene encoding uncharacterized protein, whose product MMNSLFVIIFTTIIVVGTSAPVENNHKITHNKRFIVGHHQLEDVIGQASCAAYMSHDPTGFVYAVRRVCSNNSPTCTDVCNNPQLHAQDPETAKRTTWKCIGATHVYLNRPATGDGTTPTLGLKDYYYGYANCNLKYCGPNYCCCRVI is encoded by the exons ATGATGAACAGTTTGTTTGTGATCATCTTTACTACAATAATTGTAGTGGGGACATCAGCTCCAGTTGAGAATAATCACAAG ATTACACATAACAAGAGGTTCATTGTTGGTCACCATCAGCTTGAAGATGTGATTGGTCAAGCATCGTGTGCAGCCTACATGTCTCATGATCCCACAGGCTTTGTGTACGCTGTCCGTAGAGTTTGCAGTAACAATTCACCAACTTGTACTGATGTGTGCAACAATCCCCAGTTACATGCCCAGGATCCTGAGACAGCTAAGCGTACCACTTGGAAATGTATTGGAGCCACTCATGTGTACCTCAATCGTCCTGCTACCGGAGATGGCACCACCCCAACACTGGGACTGAAGGATTACTACTACGGCTATGCTAACTGTAATCTGAAATATTGTGGACCAAACTACTGCTGCTGTAGAGTAATCTAG